A single genomic interval of candidate division TA06 bacterium harbors:
- a CDS encoding undecaprenyl/decaprenyl-phosphate alpha-N-acetylglucosaminyl 1-phosphate transferase → MLNYLLLLMVAFLTALLTGPLARILGRRLAIMDHPDELGMHSNSIPRSGGIAIGMAIWVTLEVCWLLPGVIISNRQLVAMGIGCFGLFVTGLLDDLHEIKPYIKALGLFGAGLMIMLVSRHLTLLGFERMDFLLGIMALVASANALNFLDGMDGLAAGLTVLAGLGFLVLGMLLGDMILACWAAILAGAAGGFWPINKPPARIFMGDSGSLVMGGILGWMLLLLSAHGLIHLLAGFILLSWLVLDTGLAIVRRIVLSRDIFTGDRRHVYDLMHRRYNSVWKTILIMYLFQLIFGLLAVSALYLPWFLPAGMALVLWLGILACMIRMGMFAPLEADGPAVSYEAKRWPRETVE, encoded by the coding sequence ATGCTGAACTACTTACTGCTTCTTATGGTGGCCTTTTTAACTGCGCTGCTGACCGGGCCACTGGCCAGGATCCTGGGGCGGAGGCTGGCCATCATGGACCATCCCGACGAACTGGGGATGCACAGCAATTCCATTCCCCGCAGCGGCGGCATTGCCATCGGCATGGCCATCTGGGTCACTTTGGAGGTCTGCTGGCTGCTGCCCGGGGTCATCATCTCTAACCGCCAGCTGGTGGCCATGGGCATAGGATGTTTCGGTCTGTTCGTTACCGGCCTGTTGGATGATCTGCACGAGATCAAGCCCTACATCAAGGCCCTGGGCCTGTTCGGGGCAGGGCTGATGATCATGCTGGTCTCCAGGCACCTGACCCTGCTGGGATTCGAGAGGATGGATTTCCTGCTGGGGATAATGGCGCTGGTGGCCTCGGCCAACGCCCTGAACTTTCTGGACGGAATGGACGGCCTGGCCGCGGGCCTGACGGTTTTGGCCGGACTGGGGTTCCTGGTGCTGGGAATGCTTTTGGGGGACATGATCCTGGCCTGCTGGGCTGCCATTCTAGCCGGGGCGGCCGGAGGGTTTTGGCCCATCAATAAACCGCCGGCCCGGATATTCATGGGCGATTCCGGTAGCCTGGTGATGGGCGGCATTTTGGGCTGGATGCTTTTACTTCTGTCCGCACACGGGCTGATCCATCTGCTGGCCGGGTTCATCCTGCTCTCCTGGCTGGTGCTGGACACCGGGCTGGCCATAGTCCGCCGGATCGTCCTGAGCCGTGATATCTTCACCGGGGACCGGCGGCACGTGTACGACCTGATGCACCGTCGCTATAATTCAGTCTGGAAGACCATTCTCATCATGTATCTATTTCAACTGATCTTCGGGCTGCTGGCTGTATCTGCATTGTATCTGCCTTGGTTCTTGCCGGCCGGGATGGCCCTGGTACTGTGGCTGGGGATACTGGCATGTATGATAAGGATGGGGATGTTTGCCCCTCTTGAGGCAGATGGACCCGCTGTTTCATATGAGGCCAAACGCTGGCCCCGGGAAACAGTGGAGTAG
- a CDS encoding glycosyltransferase, giving the protein MKNILIISASAGAGHTMAAKAIEQSLSLLPQSKERCQVTHIDLLKYSTLLYKTVYHDIYLYMAQKQPLLFGYIFTTSDNLKRQNRPDFLLRLLDTLNTRKFTSFIREQEWDLIISTHFLASQLVCDLKRKEKIETPLLTVTTDYGLHSYWILPECEHYAVADENSKQHLMASGVPPERIRTLGIPVGLEFSKKKSPAAIREKLVLAPRLPVVLMLSGGFGVGPIEKIVASLASVRSNFQLVVVAGKNRKLLGRLRQMREQMPFKMIPVGFTEQMDEYMRASDILISKPGGLTTAEAMACGLPMIIVNPIPGQEDMNSDMLLEHGAGIKAMHQLDIPHRLDEVLASPQKLAQMRKNALALGRPRAAQEVVKLVEEILN; this is encoded by the coding sequence ATGAAAAACATCCTGATTATCTCGGCCTCGGCCGGGGCCGGCCACACCATGGCTGCCAAAGCCATTGAGCAATCGCTATCCTTGCTGCCCCAGAGCAAGGAGCGCTGCCAGGTCACCCATATCGACCTGCTCAAATACTCCACCTTGCTCTACAAGACTGTCTATCACGACATCTATCTGTACATGGCCCAGAAGCAACCGCTGCTGTTCGGCTACATCTTCACCACCTCGGACAATCTGAAACGCCAGAACCGCCCAGATTTCCTGCTGCGTCTGCTGGACACCCTCAACACCCGCAAGTTCACCTCTTTCATCAGGGAGCAGGAGTGGGATCTGATAATATCCACTCATTTTCTGGCTTCCCAGCTAGTCTGCGACCTTAAGCGCAAGGAGAAGATAGAGACCCCGCTGCTGACGGTCACCACCGACTACGGACTGCATTCATATTGGATCCTGCCGGAATGCGAACACTACGCGGTGGCTGATGAAAACAGCAAACAGCACTTGATGGCTTCGGGCGTTCCGCCGGAGAGGATCCGGACGCTGGGGATACCGGTGGGCCTGGAATTCTCCAAAAAGAAATCGCCGGCCGCCATCCGGGAAAAACTGGTGCTGGCTCCCAGACTGCCCGTGGTGCTGATGTTGTCAGGCGGTTTTGGTGTGGGGCCGATCGAGAAGATAGTGGCTTCACTGGCCTCGGTCAGGTCCAACTTTCAGCTGGTGGTGGTGGCCGGGAAGAACCGCAAGCTGCTGGGCCGCCTCCGCCAGATGCGGGAGCAAATGCCGTTCAAGATGATCCCGGTGGGGTTCACCGAACAGATGGACGAATACATGCGGGCCTCCGACATACTGATCAGCAAGCCCGGCGGACTGACCACCGCCGAGGCTATGGCCTGCGGCCTGCCCATGATCATCGTCAACCCCATCCCCGGACAGGAGGACATGAACAGCGACATGCTGCTGGAGCACGGGGCCGGGATAAAGGCCATGCATCAGTTGGACATTCCTCACCGGCTGGACGAGGTGCTGGCTTCGCCCCAGAAACTGGCGCAGATGCGCAAGAACGCCCTGGCCCTGGGCAGGCCCCGGGCCGCCCAGGAGGTGGTCAAACTGGTGGAGGAGATCTTAAATTGA
- a CDS encoding 6-phosphofructokinase — MSKIKRFGILTAGGDCPGLNAVIRAVAKTAINGHGMKVIGIEDGYAGLIEGRYHELNWRNVSGILAEGGTILGTSNRDNPFRYAVKNAKGEMEYQDVFERVQENFELAKLEALVAIGGDGTMAITQQMIDRGIKAVGIPKTIDNDLAATDVTFGFDSAVVTATEALDKLQSTAMSHHRVMIVETMGRYAGWIALYSGVAGGGDIILLPEIPYDINQVCRRIIERNQKGRRFSIVVVSEGAKPKGGEMVVRKIIKESTDPVRLGGIGQKLADDIEERTGIDCRVTVLGHLQRGGSPTAFDRILGTRFGVKAVELMAKGEFGQMAALKGLKVEAVPIKEAVGQLRLVQPDSEVIRAAKSIGTVFGD; from the coding sequence ATGTCCAAGATCAAGCGCTTCGGGATCCTGACCGCCGGGGGCGATTGCCCCGGTCTTAACGCGGTGATCAGGGCGGTGGCCAAGACCGCCATCAACGGCCACGGGATGAAGGTGATCGGCATTGAGGACGGCTACGCCGGGCTGATCGAGGGCCGGTATCACGAGCTTAACTGGCGCAACGTCTCGGGCATTTTGGCCGAGGGCGGCACTATTTTGGGCACCTCCAACCGGGACAACCCCTTTCGCTACGCGGTCAAGAACGCCAAGGGGGAGATGGAATACCAGGACGTGTTCGAGCGGGTCCAGGAGAATTTTGAACTGGCCAAGCTGGAGGCCCTGGTGGCCATCGGCGGCGATGGCACCATGGCCATCACTCAGCAGATGATAGACCGGGGCATCAAGGCTGTGGGCATTCCCAAGACCATCGACAACGACCTGGCCGCCACCGACGTCACCTTCGGCTTCGACTCTGCGGTGGTGACCGCCACTGAGGCCCTGGACAAACTGCAGTCCACCGCCATGTCCCACCACCGGGTGATGATCGTGGAGACCATGGGCCGCTATGCCGGGTGGATCGCCCTTTACAGCGGAGTGGCAGGCGGCGGTGATATCATCCTTCTTCCCGAGATACCCTACGACATCAACCAGGTCTGCCGGCGGATCATCGAGCGTAACCAGAAGGGCCGGCGTTTTTCCATCGTGGTGGTTTCGGAGGGGGCCAAGCCCAAGGGCGGGGAGATGGTGGTCCGCAAGATCATCAAGGAGTCCACCGACCCGGTGCGGCTGGGCGGCATAGGCCAAAAGCTGGCCGATGATATCGAAGAACGGACCGGGATCGACTGCCGGGTGACAGTCTTAGGCCACCTGCAGCGGGGAGGCAGCCCCACAGCCTTCGACCGCATTTTGGGAACCAGGTTCGGGGTCAAGGCCGTGGAACTGATGGCCAAAGGCGAGTTCGGGCAGATGGCGGCCCTCAAGGGCCTGAAGGTGGAGGCGGTTCCCATCAAGGAGGCGGTGGGCCAGCTGCGGCTGGTCCAGCCGGACTCCGAGGTGATCCGGGCGGCCAAGTCCATCGGCACCGTGTTCGGGGACTGA
- a CDS encoding glucose-6-phosphate isomerase — MSELKIRFDFNNLMSERLGDHGIAYSQIEKSGLQAAQASEWFFRQRAKGKMDYFDLPEKPEHLKSSLALAGMMKGKFSDLVVLGIGGSALGTAAVQAALNPLTYNHQDKKTLKGRPRLWVLDNVDPEKLKNIQSLLNPKTTLVNVISKSGATAETSAQFLWLKAWLFKSLGPKWKNNLVVTTDPEEGILRQIVREEGLLSLEVPSGVGGRFSVLTPVGLFPLVMTGVDIKGLLAGAAAMRKRTLEENPWRNPARLYALTQYLLYRKGYHISVMMPYSDSLYLLADWFRQLWAESLGKKLNSRNEVVETGPTPVKALGATDQHSQIQLYAEGPRDKVVTFIRVEKFRATLSIPKGYPKIKDLAYLSGHDFGDLLNAEQRATAMALAKNGRPNCSFIIPQITAPVIGQMIFLLETATAYAGGLFGVNPMDQPGVEEGKRYTYGLMGKEGFANRAVEVEKYEAGSLGKYVV, encoded by the coding sequence ATGTCCGAGCTTAAGATCAGATTTGATTTCAACAACCTGATGTCCGAGCGGCTGGGAGATCATGGGATCGCATACTCCCAGATCGAGAAATCCGGTCTGCAAGCGGCCCAGGCCTCGGAATGGTTTTTCCGGCAGAGAGCCAAGGGGAAGATGGATTATTTTGACCTGCCTGAGAAACCGGAACATTTAAAATCATCGCTGGCCCTGGCCGGAATGATGAAGGGCAAATTCAGCGACCTGGTGGTGCTGGGCATCGGCGGCTCGGCCTTGGGCACGGCTGCGGTCCAGGCAGCCTTGAATCCTTTGACCTACAACCATCAGGATAAAAAAACGCTCAAGGGCCGGCCCCGGTTGTGGGTGCTGGACAACGTGGACCCGGAAAAACTGAAAAACATTCAGTCCCTGCTTAATCCCAAAACAACATTGGTCAATGTCATCAGCAAGTCGGGGGCCACCGCCGAGACCAGCGCCCAGTTCCTGTGGCTCAAGGCGTGGTTGTTCAAATCGCTGGGCCCCAAATGGAAAAATAACCTGGTGGTCACAACCGACCCCGAGGAAGGCATTTTGCGTCAGATAGTGCGGGAGGAAGGGCTGTTGAGTCTGGAGGTTCCTTCCGGAGTGGGCGGCAGGTTTTCGGTGCTAACCCCGGTAGGCCTGTTTCCCCTGGTCATGACCGGAGTGGATATCAAGGGCCTGTTGGCCGGCGCGGCCGCCATGCGCAAAAGAACCCTGGAAGAAAATCCCTGGCGCAATCCTGCCCGGCTTTATGCCCTGACCCAGTACCTGCTTTACCGGAAGGGCTATCATATCAGCGTGATGATGCCTTATTCCGACAGTCTTTATCTTTTAGCCGATTGGTTCCGTCAGCTGTGGGCCGAAAGTCTGGGCAAAAAGCTTAACAGCCGGAACGAGGTGGTAGAGACCGGTCCCACACCGGTCAAGGCGCTGGGGGCCACAGACCAGCATTCCCAGATACAGCTATATGCCGAGGGGCCGCGTGATAAGGTGGTGACCTTCATCCGGGTGGAAAAATTCCGGGCAACCCTGTCCATCCCCAAAGGATATCCCAAGATAAAAGATCTGGCATATTTGAGCGGCCATGATTTCGGCGATCTTTTGAACGCCGAACAGAGGGCCACCGCCATGGCTCTGGCCAAGAACGGCCGTCCTAACTGCAGTTTTATAATCCCCCAGATCACCGCTCCGGTCATTGGTCAAATGATATTTCTATTGGAGACGGCCACCGCCTATGCCGGAGGGCTGTTCGGGGTCAATCCCATGGACCAGCCGGGGGTGGAGGAGGGCAAGCGCTACACTTACGGCCTGATGGGCAAGGAGGGCTTTGCCAACCGGGCGGTGGAGGTGGAAAAGTATGAAGCGGGCAGCCTGGGAAAATACGTGGTATAA
- a CDS encoding DegT/DnrJ/EryC1/StrS family aminotransferase, which produces MEQCLEVKVLKLASPDITQREINAVIKVLKSGTLSLGPEILKFEKAFARYTGRKHALAVSSGTAGLHLITHALGLKPGDEVITPSYSFAASVNCILYQGARPVFVDIDPKTLNIDPKMIEAAITRRTKAILAVDVFGLPADYSALQRICKKHELILIEDSCEALGAKYHGKQAGSFGIASAFGFYPNKQITTGEGGMVLTDDDDLAEAMRSLRNQGRHSMGGWLAHHDLGYNYRMADINAALGLAQLARLPGILARRKKVAQNYQKLFAERLPEFTVLKDFPGITRSWFVFVALVPPKLKGLGRDRLIKHLQGKGIGCAHYFPALHLQPYLVKELKHKRGDFPVTEDTADRSLALPFHHGLSLNDQEQVVKTIMLFCQRR; this is translated from the coding sequence ATTGAACAATGCTTAGAGGTAAAAGTGCTCAAGCTAGCCTCCCCTGACATTACCCAGCGCGAAATCAACGCTGTAATCAAGGTACTCAAGTCCGGAACCCTAAGCCTGGGCCCGGAGATCCTGAAATTTGAAAAAGCTTTTGCCAGATACACCGGCCGCAAGCACGCCCTGGCGGTCTCCTCCGGCACCGCCGGGCTGCACCTGATCACCCATGCCCTGGGGTTAAAGCCCGGCGATGAGGTCATCACTCCGTCCTATTCTTTCGCCGCCTCGGTTAACTGCATTTTGTACCAGGGAGCCAGGCCGGTCTTTGTGGACATCGATCCTAAGACCCTGAACATTGACCCTAAAATGATAGAGGCCGCCATCACCCGGCGCACCAAGGCAATACTGGCGGTGGACGTCTTCGGCCTGCCTGCAGATTATTCCGCCTTGCAGAGGATCTGCAAAAAACACGAACTGATCCTGATCGAAGATTCCTGCGAGGCCTTGGGGGCAAAGTATCACGGTAAGCAGGCTGGCAGTTTCGGGATCGCCTCGGCTTTCGGGTTCTACCCCAACAAGCAGATCACAACCGGCGAGGGCGGAATGGTCTTGACCGATGACGATGATCTGGCCGAGGCTATGCGCAGTCTTCGCAACCAGGGGCGCCATTCCATGGGCGGCTGGCTGGCCCATCATGACCTGGGTTATAATTATAGGATGGCTGACATCAACGCCGCACTGGGCTTGGCCCAGCTGGCAAGGCTTCCCGGGATTTTGGCCAGGCGGAAAAAGGTGGCCCAAAACTACCAAAAGCTTTTTGCCGAACGCCTGCCGGAATTCACCGTGTTAAAAGATTTTCCCGGAATAACCCGCAGCTGGTTCGTATTCGTGGCCCTGGTTCCTCCAAAACTCAAAGGCTTGGGCCGTGACCGGCTGATAAAGCACCTCCAGGGAAAGGGTATCGGTTGTGCTCACTACTTTCCGGCTCTTCACCTTCAGCCATACCTGGTGAAGGAACTGAAACATAAACGAGGGGATTTTCCGGTGACCGAGGATACGGCTGACCGCAGTTTGGCGCTACCATTTCATCATGGCCTCAGTTTAAACGATCAGGAGCAAGTGGTGAAGACCATCATGCTATTCTGCCAGCGCCGGTAA